The Humulus lupulus chromosome 7, drHumLupu1.1, whole genome shotgun sequence region tcccgtgaccttaccatttgtcatatcaagtctgtgatattcatgattacttcctaaacctgacacacaagtgtggtctaatcagtatggaaggagataatgggccgcacggcccaacccatccgtgggtgtctgaatacgcacgttcctgcggcgtgtccgagaagtcagggggatatcggacacgtgatggcaggattatgcacgtttatcttgcgtgttgacctcccatagggtcagagcttcctgagaagctcgctaccggagcaatccataacccgagctgatccttcagtggtcgtcggatgttgttcccagctcccggaacaacaagaaggagcaggaaactccatcccctcgagctagaaagggcccgtcctgaagataaagcctctggcctgtgggagcctcgggctaaatcatgtttagtccgaggatcgtcctgctaaacagcccgtgggaaatccagggcgtacagtaCTCGAATCCCCCTCTCCCAATATAGAAAAAACGATATAGAGAGTCATGCATATAGGGGAAGTACTGAAACAAGCCTTAGCCAAAAAGAGAACTGATCTTTAATGATAATGTCTTTCTTAATGCTATCCTTTTGGTTTTTTCTTTTCGTTTCTTTTTGAGATTGTTGAAACTCTGCACCCATTAACCACAAACACCAAATTTATGTTGAAACAACCCTAAAATAGTATAGTTTTAGcactaaaatatttttatattccaATTATAACACTAAAATTTACACCAAAAATATACTCTAATAAAATATACTatctttctattattttatttaaataaatgtattatataCTTAAAACAATTAATACTATTATACCGTTGTCTACAGTACCATACTATATAAGGTGGTACCGTAGACAACATCATATTTGATGTAAAGTTTGCAGTTGGATTGGATTTGCTTTTGTGCCTTTTAGGTCATTTCCAATGTAACACCAAAAAACTATATTTGGTGTTGGAGATACTCCAATGTAACATTATATACAACTGCAATTTGCTGTGTTTGCTACAGTATACAGCATATATGTCGTGTACTGTAGCACACGGTATTctcttcttttattattttattatatatatttatattattatatatataatttagaatTTAGTTTATTATGTGGAGATTAAATTGTATATAccacaaattatttttttaattataatttaaataaaacattattaaatatttgtattttttttaatattacacaATACAAACATTACAAATTTAAAgacacattaaaaaaattaaaatcgaACACATTAAACATCACATTCTCATTATATTCAATAGTACACATTCTCAACATTCACAATcacattacaattttttttaatattaatcataGTAATGCATACGAAACATGCccaaaattatacaataaaacaTTATAAACTTAAATCATAGTCAATGTTACACAATAAAAACATTACAAACTTAAACAtatattgaaaaattaaaattaaacacaCCAAAATCAAACGGAAAGCAATAACAAAGAAATGAACCTTATGagataatataataataaaaagaatattcaatttattttaaaaaataatataataataaagatttttttttgtagttttagAATTTTTAATAAAGAATATATTCAAATAGCTTTTTATACCAAATTTGATGTTGTAGTGAAACCAAATTTGGTGTCAAGATTGGAGATGCTCGTATATGCATTTTACCACCTTTTAGCATATAAGGTGTACTGTAGACAACATCATATATGCAGTTTTGCAGTCTAGTTGGAGCTGCCCAAGAAAACTCTAATTAAAGCAGGTTAGAATATGCTAGGGCCACAGTAGAACAGAAAAATTAATATGACATCCGACATTACTAATATAAAAGGCTCACATTCCACAGGTTTCTTTGTTTAGTTGTGGTTCAGTCTTACTAACTATTGTTTGTCCTTCAAATATGCAAGGTCTGAGGCTAAATTGGTCGATGATATTGTTGAAGacattatcaagaaattgaatcgTATGTCATCAGCTGATGATTTAGAAGGTTTAGTTGGAATTAAGAAACACATTGAGAGAGTTACATCATTGTTATGCATTGATTCATTAGAAGTTCATACTACTGTTATTTGGGGCATGGGTGGTATTGGTAAGACGACTCTAGCCGGTGCTATCTATAATAGAATCTCTTCTCAGTTTGATGGTTGCTCATTTCTTGCAAATGTTAGGGAAGAATCAGAGAGACATGGGTTAACCAGTTTACGAAATAAGCTTCTTGCTGAATTACTTGACGAAAAGAATCTGAACATTAGAACTCCATCTTTAGGATCAAGTTTTGTTACAAAGAGGCTTCGAAGCAAAAAGTTTCTTGTTGTTCTTGATGATGTTAGTTTACCAAGCCAGTTGAAATGTTTAGTTGGAGAGCCTAATCAATTTGGCGCTGGAAGTAGAATCATTGTTACAACTAGAGATGTGCAGGTGCTTAGGAAAGGAGTTAATGAGATATACAAGCTCGAGGGGTTAAATTTTGATGAAGCTCTTCAACTCTTTCGTTTGAATGCTTTTGAAAGAAACTCTTTTACAAATGATTATCTAGAGCTATCAAAAAAGGTGGTAAAATATGCTAATGGTATTCCATTAGCACTTGTTGTTTTAGGCTCCCACCTACTAGGCAGGAGCAAAGGAGCATGGGAAAGTGCAATGGCTAAATTGATGCAAACACCCCATGGAGAAATTCAAGATGTGTTGAAAATAAGTTATGATGGACTAGAACTTGATCAAAAAGAGATATTTCTTGATATTGCATGTTTCTATAAAGGAAAAAGCATAAAGTTTGTAGAAAGAATACTAGATGGATGTGGTTTCTCTGCAAAGATAGAGatagatatttttattaaaaagtcTCTTATAGCTATCATAAACAACAAGGTCTGGATGCATGACTTGTTAGAATATATGGGTCGGGAGATTGTTCGCCAAGAATCTACAGATGTCCCTGGAAATCGCAGTAGGCTGTGGATTGCAAAGGATGTTTATGATGTATTGAAAACAAATTCAGTAAGACCTTGCTAAAAGATGATGAGACTATTTCTACTAATTATGCATAATGTAAATTTTACATCAAATTTCATTTATATTTGTGTTCTTGATTGTTAGGGAACTGAAGCTATTAAAGGCATATTCTTAAACATGTCAAAGATTGAAGAAGTACGATTGAATCCTATGGCCTTTTCAAAAATGCAGAAACTGAGGTTGCTTAGGATTTATAATTCTGATTCTGTCCATGATTGTAAATTGAACCTTGGTGAAGGTCTTCAATCACTTCCTTATTCGCTTAGATATATCCATTGGCGTGGATACCCTCTGAAATCAATACCACCAGAGTTTAATCCCGAGAATCTTGTTGAACTTAACATGCCCTACTGCAATGTTGACAAGCTTTGGAATGGGGTCCAGGTATAATTTTAGTCTGCATGTGTACTACTTGCAGAGTCTAAAGTTCATACTAAGTTACTCAAGCTATTTACTGAAACTATTTTTCTGTTGTTACAGAATCTGAGCTGCTTAAGAAAGATCAATCTTAGTCACTCCAAACAGCTGACTGAAATCCCAGATCTCTCCAAGGCTCAAAATCTTCAATATGTCAATCTTCAGTACTGCATATGTTTGCTCAATGTTCCATCTTATTTTCAGAGCCTTGATAAGCTTGCCAAACTCAATCTTACAGGCTGTCGACGTCTTACAAATATTCCGGAGAtaaatggaaatatggaatacctGAATTTGAGTCGGACTATGATTGAAGACTTGCCCTCATCAATTGGTTGCCTGCATAAACTTGTGTCACTGAATCTTGATTACTGTGATGGCATAAAGAATCTCCCTAGTATTTGCATGCTAAAGTCCTTACAGAATCTTATTCTAGTTGGTTGCTCATCTTTCTACGAGTGTCCTGAGTTaccaaaaaatataagagaattAGATTTGAGTGATTCACTGATAGAAACAGTCCCTTCATCTATTGAGGGCCTTCTTCATCTCAGGAAACTATCTCTGGAAAATTGCATAATGCTAGAGTGTCTCCCACCTTGCATTTATAAGTTGAAATCTCTTGAGTATCTTTCGCTGTCTGGTTGCTCAAGCTTGGAAACGTTTCCAGAAATATCAGAGCCTATGGAACATTTAGTGCATCTTAATTTAAATGGAACATCAATTAAAAAGTTACCATTGTTGATTGAAAATCTGATAGGGCTTGAAATATTATACTTGGACATGTGTGAAAATCTTGAGTTTGTCCCAGATAGCCTCTTTAACTTGCAGCACCTTGAAACCCTCGTTATTAACTTTTCAAAACTTGAAAAATTGCCATCCTTGTCATTTGGTTTGTGCTCTTTAAGTCTTCTAGAACTGAGCTGTTGTAATTTATTAGAAATCCCTGATCAGCTCGGTTGCTTATCCTCATTGAAAAGGTTAAACTTAAGTGGGAATGCTTTTCATACCATTCCTACATCCATTAAACAACTTCTTAAGTTGGATTACATTGACATAAGCAATTGCAAGAGTCTTAAATTCTTACCAGAGCTTCCATCACGTATTGAATTTCTTGATGCTCATGGCTGCACATCATTGGAAATTGTTTCTAGCTCAAAGGCTGCACTCATGGAAGGCTGGGAGCACTTCAAACTTTCCTCAGAGCAACTTATATTTTTGAATTGTGTGAACTTAGATGAGACTGCACGCATCAACATAATCACTGATTCCCATATTAGAATTTTGCGTATGGCAACTTTAATGACCTGGTCAGGATATGGATATGtacgtctctctctctctctgttcaCTGAATAGCttgtttctttcttcttcataataaattaactatttttCATAGCTTCTTAATCAAAATCCTTTCCTTCTTACAGGGGCATACTTATTCAATTAGTATCTGTTGTCCTGGATGTGAAATCCAAAAATGGTTTAGCTACCAGGCTACTGGACCCTCAATAACTATCAAGCTTTCTCCGCATTCGCTTAATGCAAACTTTTTAGGTTTTGCTTTATGTGTTGTGGCAACATTGGAGGATTATTGTTTGTATGGAGATTTGAATTTTCAATGTCACTGTCATTTCAAAACAAATAATGGTGAAACCCGTGAATTCCAATGGCGTTTGAGGGGTTGGGGATGGCATAATGAGGTCGAAACCAGAATTGTCAATTCAGATCATATATTTCTGTGGTATGATTACAGAATGTGTTGTATCGCAAAAGAAGATAGTTTTACCGAGGTGTCATTTGAATTCTACCCTGTAGATGCGTTAAGAAGATCTATCAACTCGTGCAAAGTGAAAAAATGCGGGATCTGTCTACTGTACGAGGAAGACACAGTTAGTCTCTTTGAGCTTGAATGAAGATGTTGGAGAACCAGAGTATGAAGAAGGTACTAAAACTAGGTGACACTTGAGTGAACTTCAAGACAATTTGAAACTAATGCATTTCCCTATGAGTACTAAATGTTTGTCTCCTACATTATGGTGACTGGTGAGTAAACTTCTCTCATTCAAGTGTTCATCAAAACATTTTTGTTGTTTTGATCTTATGGTTTTTAAGGCACTCCACAA contains the following coding sequences:
- the LOC133790517 gene encoding disease resistance-like protein DSC1, translating into MASCSEPSLKKYDVFLSFRGEDTRDTFTSHLYAALCRKKIETYIDTRLERGDEISPALMEAIEESDVSVVVFSENYASSSWCLEELVHILYCRETKDQVVIPVFYDIDPSHVRKQKGSYEVAFTELEDRFEDEMDKVLEWKEALKVAAKISGFDSRVTRSEAKLVDDIVEDIIKKLNRMSSADDLEGLVGIKKHIERVTSLLCIDSLEVHTTVIWGMGGIGKTTLAGAIYNRISSQFDGCSFLANVREESERHGLTSLRNKLLAELLDEKNLNIRTPSLGSSFVTKRLRSKKFLVVLDDVSLPSQLKCLVGEPNQFGAGSRIIVTTRDVQVLRKGVNEIYKLEGLNFDEALQLFRLNAFERNSFTNDYLELSKKVVKYANGIPLALVVLGSHLLGRSKGAWESAMAKLMQTPHGEIQDVLKISYDGLELDQKEIFLDIACFYKGKSIKFVERILDGCGFSAKIEIDIFIKKSLIAIINNKVWMHDLLEYMGREIVRQESTDVPGNRSRLWIAKDVYDVLKTNSGTEAIKGIFLNMSKIEEVRLNPMAFSKMQKLRLLRIYNSDSVHDCKLNLGEGLQSLPYSLRYIHWRGYPLKSIPPEFNPENLVELNMPYCNVDKLWNGVQNLSCLRKINLSHSKQLTEIPDLSKAQNLQYVNLQYCICLLNVPSYFQSLDKLAKLNLTGCRRLTNIPEINGNMEYLNLSRTMIEDLPSSIGCLHKLVSLNLDYCDGIKNLPSICMLKSLQNLILVGCSSFYECPELPKNIRELDLSDSLIETVPSSIEGLLHLRKLSLENCIMLECLPPCIYKLKSLEYLSLSGCSSLETFPEISEPMEHLVHLNLNGTSIKKLPLLIENLIGLEILYLDMCENLEFVPDSLFNLQHLETLVINFSKLEKLPSLSFGLCSLSLLELSCCNLLEIPDQLGCLSSLKRLNLSGNAFHTIPTSIKQLLKLDYIDISNCKSLKFLPELPSRIEFLDAHGCTSLEIVSSSKAALMEGWEHFKLSSEQLIFLNCVNLDETARINIITDSHIRILRMATLMTWSGYGYGHTYSISICCPGCEIQKWFSYQATGPSITIKLSPHSLNANFLGFALCVVATLEDYCLYGDLNFQCHCHFKTNNGETREFQWRLRGWGWHNEVETRIVNSDHIFLWYDYRMCCIAKEDSFTEVSFEFYPVDALRRSINSCKVKKCGICLLYEEDTVSLFELE